The following are from one region of the Rhodanobacter sp. LX-99 genome:
- the rapZ gene encoding RNase adapter RapZ, giving the protein MSDNHTSPNPLVDPHEIHLIVLTGMSGGGKTVALRALEDLEFYCVDNLPSVLLPQLVNAATSGDRRGRPRRIAVGVDVRNRGTDFAHMPTVLSELAAAGVQVHLIFLDCRDEVLIKRYSETRRRHPLAIRGVSLADAIVEERRLLRPLMAIAEKVIDSSELNVHQLRRLVATGYAQATEGLTLMFQSFAFKRGLPLDADFVFDARCLPNPHWHPHLRPLSGKDAPVREFLEAEPLVGEYFADTARWLDAWLPRFEQDDRSYVTISIGCTGGRHRSVYLVEKLAAHYRGRREGVLTFHRELE; this is encoded by the coding sequence ATGAGCGACAACCACACATCCCCCAATCCGCTGGTCGACCCGCACGAGATCCACCTGATCGTGCTCACCGGCATGTCCGGCGGCGGCAAGACGGTGGCGCTGCGCGCGCTGGAGGACCTGGAGTTCTACTGCGTCGACAACCTGCCCTCGGTGCTGCTGCCGCAACTGGTCAACGCAGCCACCAGCGGCGACCGCCGCGGCCGGCCGCGGCGCATCGCCGTGGGCGTGGACGTGCGCAACCGCGGCACCGATTTCGCGCACATGCCGACCGTGCTGTCGGAACTGGCCGCCGCCGGCGTGCAGGTGCACCTGATTTTTCTGGACTGCCGCGACGAAGTGCTGATCAAGCGCTATTCGGAAACCCGCCGGCGCCATCCGCTGGCCATCCGCGGCGTGTCGCTGGCCGACGCGATCGTCGAGGAGCGCCGGCTGCTGCGCCCGCTGATGGCGATCGCCGAGAAGGTGATCGACTCCAGCGAGCTCAACGTGCACCAGCTGCGCCGGCTGGTCGCCACCGGCTACGCGCAGGCCACCGAGGGGCTGACCCTGATGTTCCAGTCGTTCGCGTTCAAGCGCGGGCTGCCGCTGGACGCGGACTTCGTGTTCGACGCGCGCTGCCTGCCTAATCCGCACTGGCACCCGCACCTGCGCCCGCTGTCGGGCAAGGACGCGCCGGTGCGCGAATTCCTCGAGGCGGAACCGCTGGTCGGCGAATACTTCGCCGACACCGCGCGCTGGCTGGACGCCTGGCTGCCGCGCTTCGAACAGGACGACCGCAGCTACGTGACCATCTCGATCGGCTGTACCGGCGGCCGCCATCGTTCGGTCTACCTGGTCGAGAAGCTCGCCGCGCACTACCGCGGCCGTCGCGAAGGCGTGCTCACCTTCCACCGCGAGCTGGAGTGA